A region from the Methylocystis iwaonis genome encodes:
- a CDS encoding DUF1345 domain-containing protein — MPARETKPRRSPFLAPWRVLRAHDRLAVCGAIGAAAGLAIPQAIDRAEVAIDWLPTEFALVTRALIGWDIAVLLYLLTAARIILRATHESIRRRAQLSDEGRSAVLFLTATTTFVAIGAIIAELGQSKMLFADEKGAHIALAVTTVVASWTFMHLIFAFHYAHEYYSEEAHASDSASPSRGGLNFPNTPAPHYIDFLYFSYVIGVACQTADVNICSRPMRAVALVHGVVSFFFNTTILALMVNIASQFV; from the coding sequence ATGCCCGCGCGCGAAACGAAGCCGCGCCGGTCGCCATTTCTCGCGCCGTGGCGAGTGCTGCGCGCGCACGACAGGCTTGCCGTCTGCGGCGCGATCGGCGCCGCCGCCGGGCTTGCCATCCCGCAAGCGATCGATCGAGCCGAGGTCGCCATCGACTGGCTTCCAACCGAATTTGCGCTCGTGACGCGCGCGCTGATCGGCTGGGATATCGCCGTGCTGCTCTATCTCCTCACCGCGGCGCGGATCATTCTACGCGCGACGCATGAGTCGATCCGCCGCCGCGCCCAGCTTTCCGACGAAGGCCGCAGCGCCGTGCTTTTCCTCACCGCCACGACAACTTTCGTGGCGATCGGCGCCATCATCGCAGAGCTTGGGCAGTCGAAGATGCTCTTCGCCGACGAAAAAGGCGCGCATATTGCGTTGGCGGTGACAACCGTCGTCGCCTCATGGACCTTCATGCATCTGATTTTCGCATTCCATTACGCCCACGAATATTACAGTGAAGAAGCCCATGCGTCGGATAGCGCCTCGCCGTCGCGCGGCGGCCTGAATTTCCCGAACACGCCCGCGCCGCACTATATCGACTTCCTCTATTTCTCTTACGTCATCGGCGTCGCCTGCCAGACCGCCGACGTCAACATCTGCTCGCGGCCGATGCGGGCCGTGGCGCTCGTGCATGGCGTCGTCTCGTTTTTCTTCAACACCACCATCCTCGCTTTGATGGTGAATATTGCGAGCCAATTCGTCTGA
- a CDS encoding polyprenyl synthetase family protein, with the protein MDAAHRAEEFRRRLDSAAEATEAALDALLGPATLPDEITRPARLLEAMRYSTLGGGKRLRPFLVIESARLFGVEGASALRTACALEMIHCYSLVHDDLPAMDDDDLRRGRPTAHKAFDEATAILAGDGLLTYAFDVVADPATHADAALRAALVLALARAAGLGGMVGGQALDLAAETAAVPLTIEETLQMQAMKTGALLRFAVDAGAILGGATTAQAAALTRYGKALGAAFQVADDILDAEGDSAALGKRAGKDAERGKATLVGLLGLDGAKARCDTLVKEATTALADTGLAEKTEILAEAARFVAARRN; encoded by the coding sequence ATGGACGCCGCCCACCGCGCCGAAGAGTTTCGCCGCCGCCTGGATTCCGCCGCCGAGGCGACGGAAGCCGCGCTCGACGCCTTGCTCGGCCCGGCGACGCTGCCCGACGAAATCACGCGCCCTGCGCGCCTGCTGGAGGCGATGCGCTATTCGACGCTGGGCGGCGGCAAGCGGCTGCGGCCGTTTCTCGTCATCGAGAGCGCGCGCCTCTTTGGCGTCGAAGGCGCGAGCGCGCTGCGCACGGCCTGCGCGCTGGAGATGATCCATTGCTATTCGCTGGTCCATGACGACCTCCCGGCGATGGACGACGACGATCTGCGCCGCGGTCGCCCGACGGCGCATAAGGCCTTCGATGAGGCGACCGCCATTCTCGCCGGCGACGGCTTGCTGACCTACGCCTTCGACGTCGTGGCCGATCCCGCGACTCACGCCGACGCTGCTCTGCGCGCCGCTTTGGTGCTGGCGCTCGCCCGCGCCGCGGGGCTCGGCGGCATGGTCGGCGGCCAGGCGCTGGACCTCGCGGCCGAGACGGCGGCCGTGCCTCTGACCATCGAAGAGACGCTGCAGATGCAGGCCATGAAGACGGGCGCGCTGCTGCGCTTCGCCGTCGACGCCGGCGCCATTCTCGGCGGGGCGACAACCGCGCAGGCGGCGGCGCTCACCCGTTACGGCAAAGCGCTCGGCGCGGCCTTCCAGGTCGCCGACGACATTCTCGACGCCGAAGGCGACAGCGCCGCGCTCGGCAAGCGCGCCGGCAAGGACGCCGAACGCGGCAAGGCGACGCTGGTCGGACTTCTGGGATTGGACGGCGCAAAGGCGCGCTGCGATACGCTCGTGAAAGAAGCGACAACCGCGCTCGCCGACACCGGGCTAGCGGAAAAAACCGAAATCCTCGCCGAAGCCGCTCGCTTCGTCGCCGCACGGCGCAACTGA
- a CDS encoding DUF2267 domain-containing protein produces the protein MDQWIAHIAHSVGTDPAIARLAVGHVFGFLLKRYPNGPADELIDGVPGSRAAIAEAEAAPRKKSLLSGVLGGMGGLMGGAKGDMLALTSELSALGLSTDQLKRLAHEIFGGAELVIGKEKLRVMTDPIPGLSQFLWPNG, from the coding sequence ATGGACCAGTGGATTGCCCATATCGCCCATTCCGTCGGGACCGACCCCGCCATTGCGCGTCTTGCGGTCGGCCACGTCTTCGGCTTCCTCCTCAAGCGCTATCCCAACGGCCCCGCCGACGAATTGATCGACGGCGTTCCGGGCTCCCGGGCGGCCATCGCCGAGGCCGAGGCGGCGCCGCGCAAGAAGAGCCTGTTGAGCGGCGTGCTCGGCGGGATGGGCGGGCTGATGGGCGGCGCCAAGGGCGATATGCTTGCGCTGACCTCCGAGCTTTCGGCCCTCGGCCTCTCGACGGATCAACTCAAGCGCCTCGCCCATGAGATTTTCGGCGGCGCGGAGCTCGTCATCGGCAAGGAGAAGCTGCGCGTGATGACCGACCCTATTCCGGGCCTTTCGCAATTCCTCTGGCCAAACGGATAA
- a CDS encoding isoaspartyl peptidase/L-asparaginase family protein: MGYSLMIHGGAGAIGAPERFAPSLRAIIETGADMLTKGASALDAVTECVRLLEDDPLFNAGRGSVLNADGAVYCDASVMDGRGLSAGAVAGVRRVRNPVLLARLVMERTPHVFLIGEGAERFGRAQGVVIEEDAYFLTPERQAQLARAKARSATTLDHGATEDGKLGTVGAVARDSAGNLAAATSTGGLVNQMFGRIGDSPVIGAGVFADNDSCAISCTGIGEQFMRTTLARIASVFVETQGMAATDAATAAIAYLVRKVKGSGGLIIVDRNGGCGAAYSTPGMLRASFENGKISVAAG; encoded by the coding sequence ATGGGCTACTCACTGATGATCCATGGCGGCGCCGGCGCCATAGGCGCGCCCGAGCGCTTCGCTCCCTCCCTGCGCGCGATTATCGAAACCGGCGCCGACATGCTGACAAAAGGCGCTTCCGCGCTCGACGCTGTGACAGAGTGTGTGCGCCTGCTCGAAGACGATCCGCTCTTCAACGCTGGCCGTGGCTCTGTGCTCAACGCGGATGGCGCGGTCTATTGCGACGCATCGGTCATGGATGGACGCGGCCTGTCGGCCGGCGCCGTTGCGGGCGTCAGACGCGTACGCAATCCGGTCCTGCTCGCCCGGCTCGTGATGGAACGGACGCCGCACGTCTTCCTCATCGGCGAAGGCGCGGAGCGCTTCGGCCGCGCGCAAGGCGTCGTCATCGAAGAAGACGCCTATTTTCTCACGCCCGAGAGGCAAGCGCAGCTCGCCCGCGCAAAGGCGCGCAGCGCAACGACGCTCGATCACGGTGCAACAGAGGACGGCAAGCTTGGGACCGTCGGCGCTGTGGCGCGCGACAGCGCCGGCAATCTCGCGGCGGCGACCTCGACGGGCGGCCTCGTCAATCAAATGTTCGGCCGGATTGGCGATTCGCCGGTGATCGGCGCGGGCGTCTTCGCCGATAACGACTCCTGCGCGATTTCTTGCACGGGGATCGGGGAGCAATTCATGCGCACCACGCTGGCGCGCATCGCCTCCGTCTTCGTGGAGACGCAAGGCATGGCCGCGACGGACGCAGCAACGGCCGCGATTGCCTATCTCGTGAGAAAAGTGAAGGGCTCGGGCGGCCTGATCATCGTTGATCGCAACGGCGGATGCGGCGCCGCCTATTCGACCCCGGGGATGCTCAGGGCTTCTTTCGAGAACGGCAAAATCTCCGTCGCCGCAGGCTGA
- a CDS encoding helix-turn-helix domain-containing protein, translating into MHLSTDLSRIVSAERSRLAGTRTSCLYRVIGVEDKNKSRQHAYHKKYDPAASDNEIACLLRLLDSVTDGILDTCVKNEEIDEKTSRLIDSTLKLFVIDSVSYLLNACEDRTAPPGLTGLPAKHMSNILREIQRNYTDPQLSPRRVARNLSITVRYVHALLKQSGKSFSERLQELRLTAALRMLNSSCFDTSRIGDIAYQVGFSDQSHFNRCFKKRFGASPREIRRQGRAKHGRYTPLAPHGAVVEPEDYPSD; encoded by the coding sequence GTGCATCTCTCAACTGATCTGAGCCGCATCGTGAGCGCGGAGAGAAGCCGCCTGGCGGGGACGCGGACCTCCTGTCTGTATCGGGTGATCGGCGTCGAGGACAAAAACAAATCCAGACAGCATGCCTACCACAAGAAATACGACCCTGCCGCGTCCGACAATGAAATCGCCTGCCTGTTGAGACTGCTCGACAGCGTCACCGACGGCATTTTGGATACATGCGTCAAGAACGAGGAAATCGACGAAAAAACCAGCCGTTTGATCGATTCGACGCTGAAGTTATTTGTGATCGACAGCGTTTCCTACCTGCTGAACGCCTGCGAGGATCGGACGGCGCCACCCGGACTGACGGGCTTGCCCGCGAAGCATATGAGCAACATTTTAAGGGAAATTCAGAGGAACTACACAGACCCGCAGCTCTCACCGAGGAGGGTGGCGCGGAACCTGTCGATCACCGTTCGATATGTGCATGCGCTGCTCAAGCAAAGTGGAAAATCATTTTCGGAACGCTTGCAGGAGCTTCGTCTGACCGCCGCCCTCCGCATGCTGAATTCTTCCTGCTTCGACACGAGCCGCATCGGCGACATCGCCTATCAGGTCGGTTTCTCGGACCAGTCGCATTTCAATCGCTGCTTCAAGAAACGCTTCGGCGCATCGCCGCGCGAGATAAGGAGGCAGGGCCGCGCCAAGCATGGTCGATATACGCCCCTCGCTCCGCATGGCGCGGTGGTGGAGCCCGAAGACTATCCCAGCGACTGA
- a CDS encoding AraC family transcriptional regulator produces MADATRLYKRAAGVEQPAPVLHVGRGCAFWAGATAYLGDHQGGAPVLLVGLYGKFRLRLQGGPWLTCRAAIIPPGVSHELDFAGEPFAALYLEPNLGASGVLSPLLRNFSETNRALIGDSAEIPLFRSFYEDSSSVQWLEDALSDVTMFARETSNAELIDPRLSAAVDLLHAHYADLTPVDDLARRVGLSASRFQHLFTRQIGVPFRRYRAWSRLRGVWRQVAEGASLTEAAHASGFFDSAHFAHAYRRTFGKAASDGRRIARTTQSADGPR; encoded by the coding sequence ATGGCGGATGCGACGCGCTTGTATAAACGTGCTGCGGGAGTGGAGCAGCCAGCGCCAGTTCTGCACGTCGGGAGGGGCTGCGCCTTCTGGGCCGGGGCCACAGCCTATCTCGGCGATCACCAGGGCGGCGCGCCGGTTCTCTTGGTGGGCCTCTACGGGAAGTTTCGTTTGCGCTTGCAAGGCGGCCCTTGGCTTACATGCCGCGCCGCAATCATCCCCCCCGGCGTCTCCCATGAATTGGATTTTGCCGGAGAGCCTTTCGCCGCTCTCTATTTGGAGCCGAATTTGGGCGCGTCGGGGGTTCTGTCTCCGCTTCTTCGAAATTTTTCGGAGACCAACCGCGCGCTGATCGGCGACTCGGCCGAAATCCCGCTGTTCCGCTCGTTTTATGAAGACTCATCGAGCGTGCAATGGCTTGAAGATGCGCTGTCAGACGTAACGATGTTTGCCAGGGAAACATCGAATGCAGAGCTCATCGACCCCCGTCTTTCCGCTGCAGTCGATTTGCTCCACGCGCATTACGCCGACCTGACGCCGGTGGACGATCTTGCGCGGAGGGTTGGATTATCCGCTTCTCGCTTTCAGCACCTGTTTACGCGACAGATCGGAGTTCCGTTTCGTCGGTATCGCGCCTGGAGCAGGCTGCGCGGCGTCTGGCGTCAAGTCGCCGAGGGGGCCTCTCTCACCGAGGCCGCACACGCATCGGGCTTTTTCGACTCGGCCCACTTTGCTCACGCGTATCGGAGGACCTTTGGCAAAGCGGCTTCCGATGGTCGACGAATCGCACGAACCACGCAATCGGCCGACGGTCCCAGATGA
- a CDS encoding efflux transporter outer membrane subunit has protein sequence MGLAFAISGCAVGPDFQPPEASVQDNWIEKSDKRVSNKQVMSNWWRTFKDPALDRLVHLAAEQNLPVQIAGLRILEARAQLGVAIGQLFPQQQEGSGAATWNKISEQAANRASLPTHAFADYSIGFDASWEIDFWGRYRRNVEAAEAQMSSAIADYDNALVSLTAEVARSYVSVRTFERFIEIARENVRLQKEGLQIAEARFRAGATSELDVAQQRALLENTIASIPDLETGLQRAKNALSVLLGRPPGGVDKLLQGPRQIPSASPRVAVGLPAELLRRRPDLHKAEMNAAAESARIGIAEADLYPRFFLFGEIGVQASDLGKIFAPGSLFLSTGPSFRWSLLNYGRIANNIRAQDARFQQALVIYEDTVLKAAREVEDALVGFLKAQQRAASLQNSVKAAERAVELSFIQYREGAENFQRVLDAQTRLLEERNRLADTRSNIATNLVALYKALGGGWEIRNGKPIVPEIMQAGMMNRTDWGNLLPAETPPPADQLTLPTPAGQTPLLLPPDYEAAPMPPGRPAN, from the coding sequence ATGGGCCTGGCGTTCGCAATCAGCGGCTGCGCGGTCGGCCCGGATTTCCAGCCGCCGGAAGCCTCGGTCCAGGACAATTGGATCGAAAAGAGCGACAAGCGCGTTTCCAACAAACAAGTGATGAGCAATTGGTGGCGGACCTTCAAGGACCCGGCGCTCGATCGGCTCGTCCATCTCGCCGCCGAGCAGAACCTGCCCGTGCAGATCGCCGGGCTGCGCATTCTCGAAGCGCGCGCCCAGCTCGGCGTCGCCATCGGCCAGCTCTTCCCGCAGCAGCAGGAGGGCAGCGGCGCCGCGACCTGGAACAAGATCAGCGAACAGGCCGCGAATAGAGCCAGCCTGCCGACGCACGCCTTCGCCGATTATTCGATCGGCTTCGACGCGAGCTGGGAGATCGATTTCTGGGGCCGCTACCGCCGCAACGTCGAGGCTGCGGAAGCGCAAATGTCGAGCGCGATCGCCGATTACGACAATGCGCTCGTTTCGCTCACGGCGGAAGTGGCGCGCAGCTATGTCAGCGTACGCACTTTCGAAAGGTTCATCGAGATCGCGCGCGAGAACGTGCGGCTTCAAAAGGAAGGATTGCAGATCGCCGAAGCGCGCTTCCGCGCGGGCGCAACGTCCGAGCTCGACGTCGCTCAGCAGCGCGCTTTGCTCGAAAATACGATCGCCAGCATTCCCGATTTGGAGACCGGTCTGCAGCGCGCCAAAAATGCGCTCAGCGTATTGCTCGGCCGCCCGCCGGGTGGCGTGGATAAATTGCTGCAAGGGCCGCGGCAAATCCCCTCCGCCTCGCCGCGCGTCGCCGTTGGCCTGCCGGCGGAGCTGCTGCGGCGCCGGCCCGATCTCCACAAGGCCGAGATGAACGCGGCCGCCGAGAGCGCGCGCATCGGCATTGCGGAAGCCGATCTCTATCCGCGCTTCTTCCTCTTCGGCGAGATCGGCGTGCAGGCCTCGGATTTAGGCAAAATCTTCGCGCCCGGCAGTCTTTTCCTCTCGACGGGACCGAGTTTTCGCTGGTCGCTTCTCAACTATGGCCGCATCGCCAACAACATCCGGGCGCAGGACGCGCGCTTCCAGCAGGCGCTGGTCATTTACGAAGATACGGTGCTCAAAGCCGCCCGCGAGGTCGAGGATGCGCTTGTCGGCTTCCTGAAGGCGCAGCAACGCGCCGCCAGTCTGCAAAATTCCGTGAAAGCAGCCGAGCGCGCCGTCGAGCTTTCCTTCATCCAATATCGCGAAGGCGCCGAAAATTTTCAGCGCGTGCTCGACGCGCAGACGCGATTGCTGGAGGAGCGTAACAGGCTCGCTGACACGCGCTCGAACATCGCCACCAATCTTGTCGCCCTTTACAAGGCGCTCGGCGGCGGTTGGGAAATTCGCAATGGCAAGCCGATCGTGCCGGAGATCATGCAGGCAGGCATGATGAACCGCACCGATTGGGGCAATCTTCTGCCCGCCGAAACCCCGCCGCCGGCCGATCAACTGACGCTGCCCACGCCGGCCGGGCAAACGCCGCTTCTGCTGCCGCCCGATTACGAAGCGGCGCCCATGCCGCCGGGCAGACCCGCGAATTAG
- a CDS encoding ABC transporter permease, which produces MKSLLNIFWLGLKELRSLASDSVMLFFVAYAFTGSIYAQATGTSSEVNNASIAFVDEDRSALSKELMNAFYPPRFQEPEMITADEAEPAMDEGRYMFVLSIPPRFQSDLSAGRHPDIQLSIDATAMQQASIGAGYIKNIVNQRITSFFSRASGATPQPIDLVIRRLFNPNGVTAWFASIVGIINEITILTIILTGAAVIREREHGTLEHLLVMPLTAFEIAMAKVWANSLVILFATAASLYLIVMKALEVPFAGSVGLWFSGVGLYLFFATALGIFLGTISRSMAQFALLIILVVVVLELLSGGNTPVESQPVWLQYITVFLPSRHFVSFSQKIIYRGGGLSAVWPQFVMVAAIGLAFFSYSLSLFRKSITVTK; this is translated from the coding sequence ATGAAGTCGCTGCTCAATATTTTCTGGCTCGGATTGAAGGAGCTTCGCAGCCTCGCCAGCGACTCCGTCATGCTCTTCTTCGTCGCCTATGCTTTCACGGGCTCGATCTACGCCCAGGCCACCGGCACGTCGAGCGAGGTGAACAACGCCTCCATCGCTTTCGTCGACGAAGACCGCTCGGCGCTCTCCAAAGAGCTGATGAACGCCTTTTATCCGCCGCGCTTCCAGGAGCCGGAAATGATCACCGCCGATGAGGCGGAGCCGGCGATGGACGAGGGACGCTATATGTTCGTTTTGTCGATTCCACCGCGTTTCCAGTCGGATCTCAGCGCCGGACGCCATCCCGATATTCAGCTCAGCATCGACGCCACCGCAATGCAGCAGGCGTCGATCGGCGCCGGCTATATCAAGAATATCGTCAATCAGCGCATCACGTCCTTCTTCAGCCGCGCCAGCGGGGCGACGCCCCAACCCATCGATCTCGTCATTCGCCGCCTGTTCAACCCGAACGGCGTCACCGCCTGGTTCGCGAGCATTGTCGGCATCATCAACGAGATCACCATACTGACTATCATTCTCACCGGGGCAGCGGTGATTCGCGAACGCGAGCATGGGACGCTGGAGCATCTCCTCGTCATGCCGCTCACCGCCTTCGAGATCGCGATGGCGAAAGTCTGGGCGAACAGTCTCGTGATCCTCTTCGCCACAGCGGCGTCGCTCTATCTCATCGTGATGAAGGCGCTGGAGGTTCCCTTCGCGGGCTCGGTCGGCCTATGGTTCTCCGGCGTCGGGCTCTATCTGTTCTTCGCCACTGCGCTCGGCATCTTCCTCGGCACGATCTCACGCTCCATGGCGCAATTCGCGCTGCTCATCATTCTCGTGGTCGTCGTGCTGGAATTGCTTTCGGGCGGCAACACGCCGGTCGAAAGCCAGCCGGTGTGGCTGCAATACATCACCGTCTTTCTGCCGTCGCGGCACTTCGTCAGCTTCTCACAGAAGATCATCTATCGCGGCGGCGGCTTGAGCGCCGTTTGGCCGCAATTTGTCATGGTCGCGGCGATCGGCCTCGCTTTTTTCAGCTACAGCCTCTCGCTGTTTCGAAAATCCATCACGGTGACGAAATGA
- the rbbA gene encoding ribosome-associated ATPase/putative transporter RbbA — translation MSTEPPLSATKAKTPGAVVSIERVTHRYGATVAVDDLSLEIPSGRMVGVIGPDGVGKSTLLALIAGSKQIQQGKVVALGGDMSDARHRRDACPRIAYMPQGLGKNLYFELSVQENVDFMARLFGLSKEERADKVKELLDATGLGPFPDRPAGKLSGGMKQKVGLCGALVHEPDLLILDEPTTGVDPLSRRQFWSLIDDIRASRPSMSVIISTAYMDEAQQWDWIVAMDAGKVLATGAPAELMARTGVSDLEKCFIQLLPEEKRTGHVDLTIPPRPAGKTDIAIDAKGLTRRFGDFVAVDHVTLTIERGEIFGFLGSNGCGKSTTMKMLTGLLPPTEGTATLFGQSVEAGSIEVRNNIGYMTQAFSLYGELTVRQNLLLDAKLYHIPDETARARIDTLVEKFGLGPYMDALAGDLPMGLRQRLSLAVAVLHDPPLLILDEPTSGVDPVARDSFWELLIDLSRNQGVTIFVTTHFMNEAMRCDRISLMNAGKVLACDAPQKLIEARGADTLEEAFIGYMEDAIGAGAAGKSEAAAKSADDSQEKKTPAPLSGIALRLERMRAYSANEAMQILRDPVRLAFAFVGSALLMLVFGFGITTDVEHVRYATFDHDQSFESRAYLDEFRGTPRYFVETPAVESAEQALKRLQADDISLVLEIPPRFGRDLRKGARPEVMAQVDGANTFRGETVSQYVQNVQSTALRDPANGLDLKPQKYSANFQERYMYNPTFESVYAMVPSVPPILLILIPAILMAISVVREKELGSIINFYVTPTRRIEYLLGKQLPYIAIGMLNYFILVAMAVTVFAIPIKGSFLMLTLCTLLYVTATTGIGLVISTFVSSQVAAVFITAIVTLLPTIQFSGMLQPVSTLSGNAKIIGSIWPTSYYMHASTGAFTKGLGADLLMRDVIFLACCIPVLWTVSTLGLRKQEK, via the coding sequence ATGAGCACAGAGCCGCCGCTCTCCGCCACAAAGGCCAAAACGCCGGGCGCCGTCGTCTCGATCGAGCGCGTCACCCATCGCTATGGCGCGACGGTCGCCGTGGATGATCTCTCGCTCGAGATCCCGTCAGGCCGCATGGTCGGCGTGATCGGGCCCGACGGCGTCGGCAAATCGACTCTGCTGGCGTTGATCGCCGGCTCGAAACAGATTCAACAAGGGAAAGTGGTCGCGCTCGGCGGCGACATGTCCGACGCGCGCCACCGCCGCGACGCCTGCCCGCGAATCGCCTATATGCCGCAGGGCCTCGGCAAGAATCTTTATTTCGAGCTGAGCGTGCAAGAGAACGTCGACTTCATGGCGCGGCTCTTCGGCCTCTCGAAAGAGGAGCGCGCAGACAAAGTCAAAGAGCTTCTCGACGCCACGGGTCTCGGCCCCTTCCCCGATCGTCCGGCCGGCAAGCTCTCTGGCGGCATGAAGCAGAAAGTGGGCCTGTGCGGCGCACTGGTGCACGAGCCGGACCTGCTCATACTCGACGAGCCCACGACCGGCGTCGATCCGCTGTCGCGCCGCCAATTCTGGAGCCTGATCGACGACATCCGCGCCAGCCGTCCATCTATGAGCGTCATCATTTCGACGGCCTATATGGACGAAGCCCAGCAATGGGATTGGATCGTCGCCATGGACGCGGGCAAGGTGCTCGCGACCGGCGCGCCCGCCGAGCTGATGGCCCGCACCGGCGTCAGCGATCTGGAAAAATGCTTCATCCAGCTTCTGCCGGAAGAAAAGCGCACGGGGCATGTCGATCTGACGATTCCGCCGCGCCCAGCAGGCAAGACGGACATCGCGATCGACGCAAAAGGACTGACGCGCCGCTTCGGCGATTTCGTCGCGGTCGATCATGTGACGCTGACCATCGAGCGCGGCGAAATCTTCGGATTTCTCGGCTCGAATGGCTGCGGCAAGTCGACGACGATGAAGATGCTCACCGGCCTGCTGCCGCCCACGGAAGGGACTGCGACGCTGTTCGGCCAGTCTGTCGAAGCCGGCAGCATAGAGGTGCGCAACAATATCGGCTATATGACGCAGGCCTTTTCGCTCTATGGCGAATTGACCGTGCGTCAGAACCTCCTGCTCGACGCGAAGCTCTATCATATCCCGGACGAGACGGCGCGTGCGCGCATCGACACTCTCGTCGAGAAATTCGGCCTTGGCCCCTATATGGACGCGCTCGCCGGCGATTTGCCCATGGGCCTGCGCCAGCGCCTGTCGCTCGCTGTCGCGGTTCTACACGATCCGCCGCTCCTCATTCTCGACGAACCCACCTCCGGCGTCGATCCGGTCGCGCGCGACAGCTTCTGGGAACTGCTGATCGATTTGTCGCGCAATCAGGGCGTGACGATTTTCGTCACCACCCACTTCATGAATGAGGCGATGCGCTGCGACCGCATCTCGCTCATGAACGCCGGCAAGGTGCTGGCCTGCGACGCGCCGCAGAAGCTCATCGAGGCGCGCGGCGCCGACACGCTGGAGGAAGCCTTCATCGGCTACATGGAGGATGCAATCGGCGCGGGCGCAGCCGGCAAGAGCGAGGCCGCCGCCAAATCCGCGGATGACAGCCAAGAAAAGAAAACGCCGGCCCCTCTCTCCGGCATTGCGCTGCGGCTCGAGCGCATGCGCGCCTATAGCGCCAACGAAGCTATGCAAATCCTGCGCGACCCGGTTCGCCTCGCCTTTGCGTTCGTCGGCTCGGCTTTGCTGATGCTCGTGTTCGGTTTCGGCATCACGACGGATGTCGAGCATGTTCGTTACGCGACCTTCGATCACGACCAGTCTTTCGAAAGCCGCGCCTATCTCGACGAGTTCCGGGGCACGCCGCGCTATTTCGTCGAAACGCCGGCGGTGGAGTCAGCCGAGCAGGCGCTGAAGCGGCTGCAAGCCGACGACATATCGCTCGTTCTGGAAATTCCACCCCGTTTCGGACGGGATCTGCGCAAAGGCGCGCGGCCCGAGGTGATGGCCCAGGTCGACGGCGCCAATACGTTTCGCGGCGAGACAGTGTCGCAATATGTGCAGAATGTGCAGAGCACGGCGCTGCGCGATCCCGCCAACGGGCTCGATCTGAAGCCGCAAAAATACAGCGCGAATTTTCAGGAACGCTACATGTATAATCCGACGTTCGAGAGCGTCTATGCGATGGTCCCGAGCGTTCCGCCGATCCTGCTGATCCTGATCCCCGCCATTCTGATGGCGATCAGCGTGGTGCGCGAGAAGGAGCTCGGCTCGATCATCAATTTCTACGTCACGCCGACGCGGCGGATCGAATATCTGCTCGGCAAGCAGCTTCCCTATATCGCCATCGGCATGCTGAATTATTTCATCCTCGTCGCCATGGCGGTCACCGTATTCGCCATACCGATCAAGGGGAGCTTCCTGATGCTCACCCTGTGCACCCTGCTCTATGTCACGGCGACAACCGGCATCGGCCTCGTGATCTCGACCTTCGTGAGCAGCCAGGTGGCGGCGGTCTTCATCACCGCCATCGTCACGCTGCTGCCCACGATCCAATTCTCCGGCATGCTGCAGCCGGTTTCGACGCTCTCCGGCAACGCCAAAATCATCGGCTCGATCTGGCCGACCAGCTACTACATGCATGCGAGCACCGGCGCCTTCACCAAGGGGCTGGGCGCCGATCTCCTGATGCGCGACGTGATCTTCCTCGCCTGCTGCATCCCCGTTCTCTGGACCGTGAGCACGCTCGGGCTCAGAAAGCAGGAGAAGTAG